The Vulpes vulpes isolate BD-2025 chromosome 8, VulVul3, whole genome shotgun sequence genome has a window encoding:
- the THNSL2 gene encoding threonine synthase-like 2 isoform X1 has protein sequence MWYVSTRGMAPRVDFEGALFSGYAPDGGLFMPEELPQLGIETLHQWSALSYPSLVKELCTLFIGPELIPKEVLNDLIDRAFSRFRHREVVHLSRLRNGLNVLELWHGATYAFKDLSLCCTAQFLQYFLEKKEKHITVVVGTSGDTGSAAIESVQGAKNIDIIVLLPKGHCTKIQELQMTTVLRENVHVFGVEGNSDELDEPIKAVFADVAFVKKHNLMSLNSINWARVLVQMAHHFFAYFRCAPSLDTYPLPPVEVVVPTGAAGNLAAGCIAQKMGLPIRLVAAVNHNDIIHRTVQQGDFSLSASVELTLASAMDIQVPYNMERIFWLLSGSDSQGTRTLMEQFERTQSMSLPKELHSKLSGAMTSESMSDEAITWTMSRCWEENQYLLCPHSAVAVGYHYQQRDRQQPSFPRCCLAPASAAKFPEAVLAAGLTPETPAEILALELKETHCTPMRKGDDWTLMLRDTIESLGWQQRGHFLNAPK, from the exons ATGTGGTATGTCAGCACTCGGGGCATGGCCCCACGGGTCGACTTTGAGGGGGCTCTCTTCTCTGGCTATGCTCCCGATGGGGGTCTCTTCATGCCCGAGGAGCTCCCACAGCTGGGCATAGAGACCCTGCATCAGTGGAGTGCGCTCTCTTACCCCAGCCTGGTGAAGGAGCTGTGCACCCTCTTCATTGGTCCTGAGCTCATTCCAAAAGAAGTCTTAAATG ATCTGATCGATCGGGCCTTCAGCAGATTCCGCCACAGAGAGGTGGTCCATCTGTCCAGGTTGAGGAATGGGCTGAACGTGTTGGAGCTGTGGCATGGGGCCACGTATGCGTTTAAAGACCTGTCCCTGTGCTGCACAGCACAGTTCTTGCAGTACTTcctggagaagaaggagaagcacatCACTGTGGTTGTAG GAACATCTGGGGACACAGGGAGTGCTGCCATTGAGAGTGTTCAAGGGGCAAAGAACATAGACATCATTGTTCTGCTGCCCAAGGGTCACTGCACAAAGATTCAAGAGCTCCAGATGACCACAGTGCTGAGGGAGAATGTCCATGTGTTTGGAG TGGAGGGCAACAGTGATGAGCTTGATGAGCCCATCAAGGCCGTGTTTGCCGACGTGGCTTTTGTCAAGAAGCACAATCTGATGAGTCTGAATTCAATCAACTGGGCCCGGGTCCTTGTGCAAATGGCCCATCACTTCTTTGCTTATTTCCGGTGTGCACCATCCTTAGACACATACCCCCTGCCCCCCGTGGAGGTGGTTGTGCCAACAGGGGCTGCTGGTAACCTTGCAG CTGGGTGCATTGCTCAGAAGATGGGCCTGCCCATCCGCCTGGTCGCAGCAGTGAACCACAATGACATCATCCACAGGACTGTGCAGCAAGGAGACTTCTCTCTGTCTGCGTCCGTTGAACTGACCTTGGCCTCAGCTATGGACATTCAG gtgccctacaaCATGGAGAGGATCTTCTGGCTGCTATCTGGCTCTGACAGCCAGGGGACAAGAACCCTCATGGAGCAGTTTGAAAGGACCCAAAGCATGAGTCTACCCAAGGAACTGCACAGCAAG CTTTCAGGGGCAATGACGTCTGAGTCCATGTCGGATGAGGCCATCACCTGGACCATGAGTCGCTGTTGGGAAGAGAACCAGTACTTGCTGTGCCCTCACTCAGCTGTGGCTGTGGGTTACCATTATCAGCAGAGGGATAGGCAGCAGCCCAG CTTTCCCCGGTGCTGTCTGGCCCCCGCCTCTGCAGCCAAGTTCCCAGAAGCTGTCCTGGCAGCCGGGCTGACCCCAGAGACCCCTGCAGAGATCCTAGCTCTGGAGCTCAAGGAGACGCACTGCACCCCAATGCGGAAGGGTGACGACTGGACACTGATGCTTCGGGACACCATTGAGAGTTTGGGCTGGCAGCAGAGGGGTCACTTTCTGAATGCTCCCAAATAG
- the THNSL2 gene encoding threonine synthase-like 2 isoform X4: MWYVSTRGMAPRVDFEGALFSGYAPDGGLFMPEELPQLGIETLHQWSALSYPSLVKELCTLFIGPELIPKEVLNDLIDRAFSRFRHREVVHLSRLRNGLNVLELWHGATYAFKDLSLCCTAQFLQYFLEKKEKHITVVVGTSGDTGSAAIESVQGAKNIDIIVLLPKGHCTKIQELQMTTVLRENVHVFGVEGNSDELDEPIKAVFADVAFVKKHNLMSLNSINWARVLVQMAHHFFAYFRCAPSLDTYPLPPVEVVVPTGAAGNLAAGCIAQKMGLPIRLVAAVNHNDIIHRTVQQGDFSLSASVELTLASAMDIQVPYNMERIFWLLSGSDSQGTRTLMEQFERTQSMSLPKELHSKLSGAMTSESMSDEAITWTMSRCWEENQYLLCPHSAVAVGYHYQQRDRQQPRETSQAQHVVMP; the protein is encoded by the exons ATGTGGTATGTCAGCACTCGGGGCATGGCCCCACGGGTCGACTTTGAGGGGGCTCTCTTCTCTGGCTATGCTCCCGATGGGGGTCTCTTCATGCCCGAGGAGCTCCCACAGCTGGGCATAGAGACCCTGCATCAGTGGAGTGCGCTCTCTTACCCCAGCCTGGTGAAGGAGCTGTGCACCCTCTTCATTGGTCCTGAGCTCATTCCAAAAGAAGTCTTAAATG ATCTGATCGATCGGGCCTTCAGCAGATTCCGCCACAGAGAGGTGGTCCATCTGTCCAGGTTGAGGAATGGGCTGAACGTGTTGGAGCTGTGGCATGGGGCCACGTATGCGTTTAAAGACCTGTCCCTGTGCTGCACAGCACAGTTCTTGCAGTACTTcctggagaagaaggagaagcacatCACTGTGGTTGTAG GAACATCTGGGGACACAGGGAGTGCTGCCATTGAGAGTGTTCAAGGGGCAAAGAACATAGACATCATTGTTCTGCTGCCCAAGGGTCACTGCACAAAGATTCAAGAGCTCCAGATGACCACAGTGCTGAGGGAGAATGTCCATGTGTTTGGAG TGGAGGGCAACAGTGATGAGCTTGATGAGCCCATCAAGGCCGTGTTTGCCGACGTGGCTTTTGTCAAGAAGCACAATCTGATGAGTCTGAATTCAATCAACTGGGCCCGGGTCCTTGTGCAAATGGCCCATCACTTCTTTGCTTATTTCCGGTGTGCACCATCCTTAGACACATACCCCCTGCCCCCCGTGGAGGTGGTTGTGCCAACAGGGGCTGCTGGTAACCTTGCAG CTGGGTGCATTGCTCAGAAGATGGGCCTGCCCATCCGCCTGGTCGCAGCAGTGAACCACAATGACATCATCCACAGGACTGTGCAGCAAGGAGACTTCTCTCTGTCTGCGTCCGTTGAACTGACCTTGGCCTCAGCTATGGACATTCAG gtgccctacaaCATGGAGAGGATCTTCTGGCTGCTATCTGGCTCTGACAGCCAGGGGACAAGAACCCTCATGGAGCAGTTTGAAAGGACCCAAAGCATGAGTCTACCCAAGGAACTGCACAGCAAG CTTTCAGGGGCAATGACGTCTGAGTCCATGTCGGATGAGGCCATCACCTGGACCATGAGTCGCTGTTGGGAAGAGAACCAGTACTTGCTGTGCCCTCACTCAGCTGTGGCTGTGGGTTACCATTATCAGCAGAGGGATAGGCAGCAGCCCAG
- the THNSL2 gene encoding threonine synthase-like 2 isoform X6, with the protein MWYVSTRGMAPRVDFEGALFSGYAPDGGLFMPEELPQLGIETLHQWSALSYPSLVKELCTLFIGPELIPKEVLNDLIDRAFSRFRHREVVHLSRLRNGLNVLELWHGATYAFKDLSLCCTAQFLQYFLEKKEKHITVVVGTSGDTGSAAIESVQGAKNIDIIVLLPKGHCTKIQELQMTTVLRENVHVFGVEGNSDELDEPIKAVFADVAFVKKHNLMSLNSINWARVLVQMAHHFFAYFRCAPSLDTYPLPPVEVVVPTGAAGNLAAGCIAQKMGLPIRLVAAVNHNDIIHRTVQQGDFSLSASVELTLASAMDIQVPYNMERIFWLLSGSDSQGTRTLMEQFERTQSMSLPKELHSKGNIPSTARCDAIGPLLGTNSPGICHGVYPSLLACDN; encoded by the exons ATGTGGTATGTCAGCACTCGGGGCATGGCCCCACGGGTCGACTTTGAGGGGGCTCTCTTCTCTGGCTATGCTCCCGATGGGGGTCTCTTCATGCCCGAGGAGCTCCCACAGCTGGGCATAGAGACCCTGCATCAGTGGAGTGCGCTCTCTTACCCCAGCCTGGTGAAGGAGCTGTGCACCCTCTTCATTGGTCCTGAGCTCATTCCAAAAGAAGTCTTAAATG ATCTGATCGATCGGGCCTTCAGCAGATTCCGCCACAGAGAGGTGGTCCATCTGTCCAGGTTGAGGAATGGGCTGAACGTGTTGGAGCTGTGGCATGGGGCCACGTATGCGTTTAAAGACCTGTCCCTGTGCTGCACAGCACAGTTCTTGCAGTACTTcctggagaagaaggagaagcacatCACTGTGGTTGTAG GAACATCTGGGGACACAGGGAGTGCTGCCATTGAGAGTGTTCAAGGGGCAAAGAACATAGACATCATTGTTCTGCTGCCCAAGGGTCACTGCACAAAGATTCAAGAGCTCCAGATGACCACAGTGCTGAGGGAGAATGTCCATGTGTTTGGAG TGGAGGGCAACAGTGATGAGCTTGATGAGCCCATCAAGGCCGTGTTTGCCGACGTGGCTTTTGTCAAGAAGCACAATCTGATGAGTCTGAATTCAATCAACTGGGCCCGGGTCCTTGTGCAAATGGCCCATCACTTCTTTGCTTATTTCCGGTGTGCACCATCCTTAGACACATACCCCCTGCCCCCCGTGGAGGTGGTTGTGCCAACAGGGGCTGCTGGTAACCTTGCAG CTGGGTGCATTGCTCAGAAGATGGGCCTGCCCATCCGCCTGGTCGCAGCAGTGAACCACAATGACATCATCCACAGGACTGTGCAGCAAGGAGACTTCTCTCTGTCTGCGTCCGTTGAACTGACCTTGGCCTCAGCTATGGACATTCAG gtgccctacaaCATGGAGAGGATCTTCTGGCTGCTATCTGGCTCTGACAGCCAGGGGACAAGAACCCTCATGGAGCAGTTTGAAAGGACCCAAAGCATGAGTCTACCCAAGGAACTGCACAGCAAG
- the THNSL2 gene encoding threonine synthase-like 2 isoform X3 — protein sequence MWYVSTRGMAPRVDFEGALFSGYAPDGGLFMPEELPQLGIETLHQWSALSYPSLVKELCTLFIGPELIPKEVLNDLIDRAFSRFRHREVVHLSRLRNGLNVLELWHGATYAFKDLSLCCTAQFLQYFLEKKEKHITVVVGTSGDTGSAAIESVQGAKNIDIIVLLPKGHCTKIQELQMTTVLRENVHVFGVEGNSDELDEPIKAVFADVAFVKKHNLMSLNSINWARVLVQMAHHFFAYFRCAPSLDTYPLPPVEVVVPTGAAGNLAAGCIAQKMGLPIRLVAAVNHNDIIHRTVQQGDFSLSASVELTLASAMDIQLSGAMTSESMSDEAITWTMSRCWEENQYLLCPHSAVAVGYHYQQRDRQQPSFPRCCLAPASAAKFPEAVLAAGLTPETPAEILALELKETHCTPMRKGDDWTLMLRDTIESLGWQQRGHFLNAPK from the exons ATGTGGTATGTCAGCACTCGGGGCATGGCCCCACGGGTCGACTTTGAGGGGGCTCTCTTCTCTGGCTATGCTCCCGATGGGGGTCTCTTCATGCCCGAGGAGCTCCCACAGCTGGGCATAGAGACCCTGCATCAGTGGAGTGCGCTCTCTTACCCCAGCCTGGTGAAGGAGCTGTGCACCCTCTTCATTGGTCCTGAGCTCATTCCAAAAGAAGTCTTAAATG ATCTGATCGATCGGGCCTTCAGCAGATTCCGCCACAGAGAGGTGGTCCATCTGTCCAGGTTGAGGAATGGGCTGAACGTGTTGGAGCTGTGGCATGGGGCCACGTATGCGTTTAAAGACCTGTCCCTGTGCTGCACAGCACAGTTCTTGCAGTACTTcctggagaagaaggagaagcacatCACTGTGGTTGTAG GAACATCTGGGGACACAGGGAGTGCTGCCATTGAGAGTGTTCAAGGGGCAAAGAACATAGACATCATTGTTCTGCTGCCCAAGGGTCACTGCACAAAGATTCAAGAGCTCCAGATGACCACAGTGCTGAGGGAGAATGTCCATGTGTTTGGAG TGGAGGGCAACAGTGATGAGCTTGATGAGCCCATCAAGGCCGTGTTTGCCGACGTGGCTTTTGTCAAGAAGCACAATCTGATGAGTCTGAATTCAATCAACTGGGCCCGGGTCCTTGTGCAAATGGCCCATCACTTCTTTGCTTATTTCCGGTGTGCACCATCCTTAGACACATACCCCCTGCCCCCCGTGGAGGTGGTTGTGCCAACAGGGGCTGCTGGTAACCTTGCAG CTGGGTGCATTGCTCAGAAGATGGGCCTGCCCATCCGCCTGGTCGCAGCAGTGAACCACAATGACATCATCCACAGGACTGTGCAGCAAGGAGACTTCTCTCTGTCTGCGTCCGTTGAACTGACCTTGGCCTCAGCTATGGACATTCAG CTTTCAGGGGCAATGACGTCTGAGTCCATGTCGGATGAGGCCATCACCTGGACCATGAGTCGCTGTTGGGAAGAGAACCAGTACTTGCTGTGCCCTCACTCAGCTGTGGCTGTGGGTTACCATTATCAGCAGAGGGATAGGCAGCAGCCCAG CTTTCCCCGGTGCTGTCTGGCCCCCGCCTCTGCAGCCAAGTTCCCAGAAGCTGTCCTGGCAGCCGGGCTGACCCCAGAGACCCCTGCAGAGATCCTAGCTCTGGAGCTCAAGGAGACGCACTGCACCCCAATGCGGAAGGGTGACGACTGGACACTGATGCTTCGGGACACCATTGAGAGTTTGGGCTGGCAGCAGAGGGGTCACTTTCTGAATGCTCCCAAATAG
- the THNSL2 gene encoding threonine synthase-like 2 isoform X5, whose product MWYVSTRGMAPRVDFEGALFSGYAPDGGLFMPEELPQLGIETLHQWSALSYPSLVKELCTLFIGPELIPKEVLNDLIDRAFSRFRHREVVHLSRLRNGLNVLELWHGATYAFKDLSLCCTAQFLQYFLEKKEKHITVVVGTSGDTGSAAIESVQGAKNIDIIVLLPKGHCTKIQELQMTTVLRENVHVFGVEGNSDELDEPIKAVFADVAFVKKHNLMSLNSINWARVLVQMAHHFFAYFRCAPSLDTYPLPPVEVVVPTGAAGNLAAGCIAQKMGLPIRLVAAVNHNDIIHRTVQQGDFSLSASVELTLASAMDIQVPYNMERIFWLLSGSDSQGTRTLMEQFERTQSMSLPKELHSKLSPVLSGPRLCSQVPRSCPGSRADPRDPCRDPSSGAQGDALHPNAEG is encoded by the exons ATGTGGTATGTCAGCACTCGGGGCATGGCCCCACGGGTCGACTTTGAGGGGGCTCTCTTCTCTGGCTATGCTCCCGATGGGGGTCTCTTCATGCCCGAGGAGCTCCCACAGCTGGGCATAGAGACCCTGCATCAGTGGAGTGCGCTCTCTTACCCCAGCCTGGTGAAGGAGCTGTGCACCCTCTTCATTGGTCCTGAGCTCATTCCAAAAGAAGTCTTAAATG ATCTGATCGATCGGGCCTTCAGCAGATTCCGCCACAGAGAGGTGGTCCATCTGTCCAGGTTGAGGAATGGGCTGAACGTGTTGGAGCTGTGGCATGGGGCCACGTATGCGTTTAAAGACCTGTCCCTGTGCTGCACAGCACAGTTCTTGCAGTACTTcctggagaagaaggagaagcacatCACTGTGGTTGTAG GAACATCTGGGGACACAGGGAGTGCTGCCATTGAGAGTGTTCAAGGGGCAAAGAACATAGACATCATTGTTCTGCTGCCCAAGGGTCACTGCACAAAGATTCAAGAGCTCCAGATGACCACAGTGCTGAGGGAGAATGTCCATGTGTTTGGAG TGGAGGGCAACAGTGATGAGCTTGATGAGCCCATCAAGGCCGTGTTTGCCGACGTGGCTTTTGTCAAGAAGCACAATCTGATGAGTCTGAATTCAATCAACTGGGCCCGGGTCCTTGTGCAAATGGCCCATCACTTCTTTGCTTATTTCCGGTGTGCACCATCCTTAGACACATACCCCCTGCCCCCCGTGGAGGTGGTTGTGCCAACAGGGGCTGCTGGTAACCTTGCAG CTGGGTGCATTGCTCAGAAGATGGGCCTGCCCATCCGCCTGGTCGCAGCAGTGAACCACAATGACATCATCCACAGGACTGTGCAGCAAGGAGACTTCTCTCTGTCTGCGTCCGTTGAACTGACCTTGGCCTCAGCTATGGACATTCAG gtgccctacaaCATGGAGAGGATCTTCTGGCTGCTATCTGGCTCTGACAGCCAGGGGACAAGAACCCTCATGGAGCAGTTTGAAAGGACCCAAAGCATGAGTCTACCCAAGGAACTGCACAGCAAG CTTTCCCCGGTGCTGTCTGGCCCCCGCCTCTGCAGCCAAGTTCCCAGAAGCTGTCCTGGCAGCCGGGCTGACCCCAGAGACCCCTGCAGAGATCCTAGCTCTGGAGCTCAAGGAGACGCACTGCACCCCAATGCGGAAGGGTGA